The Coffea arabica cultivar ET-39 chromosome 1e, Coffea Arabica ET-39 HiFi, whole genome shotgun sequence genome has a window encoding:
- the LOC113697108 gene encoding protein MET1, chloroplastic-like produces MSLASSGCTSLCPSPPAFPTLLTKQGPSSLKNHNQAKNHLFLSASLTFSDPLFHRSNHSNNNFFAAKASETEAKTAAAKKTQEEEEEEEPADDDEEYEEYEVVLDQPVGLRFTKGRDGGTYIDAIAPGASADRTGLFTVGDKVLATSAVFGDEIWPAAEYGRTMYTIRQRIGPLLMKMKKRYGKVPDMGDLTEKEIIKAERNSGVISNRVREIQLANAMKKKEQKERREKDLREGLQLYKSGKYEEALEKFESVLGSRPEYNEAAVASYNVACCYSKLNQVQAGLSALEDSLEAGFEDFKRIRTDPDLANLRTSEEFESLLKRFDESFINENALNAIKSIFGIFKKE; encoded by the exons ATGTCGCTTGCTTCCAGTGGCTGTACTTCTCTGTGCCCCTCACCACCAGCTTTCCCAACATTATTAACCAAGCAAGGCCCATCATCCCTCAAAAACCATAATCAGGCCAAGAATCACCTCTTTCTCTCCGCTTCCCTCACTTTCTCCGACCCCCTCTTTCACaggtcaaaccactctaataatAATTTCTTTGCTGCTAAAGCATCCGAAACCGAAGCCAAGACTGCGGCGGCTAAAAAgacacaagaagaagaagaagaagaagaaccagCAGACGACGACGAGGAGTATGAAGAGTACGAGGTCGTCTTGGATCAGCCAGTTGGGTTGAGGTTTACCAAGGGCAGAGATGGTGGAACTTACATTGATGCTATTGCGCCCGGTGCCTCGGCTGACCGGACCGGCTTGTTCACTGTAGGGGATAAGGTGCTTGCCACCAG TGCAGTATTTGGAGATGAGATTTGGCCGGCAGCAGAATATGGAAGAACAATGTATACCATCCGACAGAGGATAGGCCCATTATtaatgaaaatgaagaagagaTATG GGAAGGTGCCCGATATGGGTGATTTaactgaaaaagaaataatCAAAGCTGAGAGAAACTCTGGTGTAATTAGTAACAGAGTCAGAGAGATTCAG CTGGCAAATGCCATGAAAAAGAAGGAACAGAAAGAGCGAAGAGAAAAGGACCTTCGCGAAGGCTTGCAGCTTTACAA GAGTGGCAAATATGAAgaagcattggagaaatttgagtCAGTACTGGGATCGAGGCCAGAATATAATGAAGCTGCTGTTGCAAGTTACAATGTTGCATGCTGTTACTCCAAACTTAATCAG GTACAAGCTGGACTATCTGCCCTAGAGGATTCTCTCGAAGCAGGATTTGAGGATTTTaag AGAATCCGGACAGATCCTGACTTGGCCAACTTAAGGACGTCTGAGGAATTTGAGTCTCTGTTAAAAAGGTTTGACGAATCATTTATAAATGAGAATGCTCTCAATGCCATTAAATCAATATTTGGCATATTCAAGAAGGAATAG
- the LOC113697132 gene encoding beta-amyrin 28-monooxygenase, whose product MMAAIDIFGVFLNIIAPLLVTGVFLRYLTARIRNKNKQSGLRLPPGSFGWPILGETLEFLQSGWDGEPGRFLKQRMEKHQNPPVFKTSLTGEPMAVLSGPAAHKFLFGNENKLVQVWWPPSAKKLLGNGLSNSVGEEAKHTRKMLSYFLTPDALMRLYIKTVDQVTQHHIAIHWQGKEEVKTFPVVKLYTFELACRLFMSLEDPRHIEKLAALFNVFLKGVISIPLNFPGTRFYRAIRATGAVRKELMVILKDRRLALEQKTASPSQDLLSHLLASPDDNGKFMSESEIINNILLLLFAGHDTSSVAITLVMKVLGELPQVYQKVLREQTEIASSKGADGFLQWEDIQKMKYSWDVVCEVMRLWPPIMGAFREAIVDLNYAGYDIPKGWKLYWTPASTHTDPSFFRDAMNFDPSRFEGAGPTPFSYVPFGGGPRMCLGKEYARVEILVFLHNVVNKFRWNLLVPDEKIIYDPMPTPVEGLPICLRPHNP is encoded by the exons ATGATGGCGGCAATAGATATATTCGGTGTCTTTCTTAATATTATTGCACCTCTTCTGGTTACCGGTGTTTTCCTCCGATATTTGACCGCCAGAATAAGAAACAAGAACAAGCAGTCGGGTTTGCGTCTTCCTCCGGGGAGCTTTGGGTGGCCGATTCTCGGGGAAACACTGGAGTTTCTTCAGAGCGGATGGGATGGGGAACCGGGAAGGTTTCTGAAACAAAGAATGGAGAAGCATCAGAATCCTCCAGTCTTCAAGACTTCATTGACCGGTGAGCCTATGGCCGTCTTATCCGGCCCTGCAGCTCATAAGTTCTTGTTTGGCAACGAAAACAAGCTGGTCCAGGTCTGGTGGCCTCCCTCAGCAAAGAAGCTGCTGGGGAATGGGCTGTCTAACTCCGTTGGGGAGGAAGCCAAGCATACCAGGAAGATGCTGTCTTACTTCCTCACCCCAGATGCCCTGATGCGACTCTATATCAAAACGGTGGATCAGGTCACTCAGCACCACATCGCCATTCACTGGCAAG GTAAAGAGGAGGTGAAGACATTTCCAGTGGTTAAGTTGTACACCTTTGAGCTTGCGTGTCGACTGTTTATGAGCCTAGAAGACCCTCGGCACATTGAAAAGCTTGCTGCCCtcttcaatgttttcttgaaaggCGTCATATCCATCCCCCTCAACTTCCCAGGGACAAGATTCTATCGTGCCATCAGAGCTACAGGAGCTGTTAGGAAGGAACTGATGGTGATTCTCAAAGACAGGAGACTGGCCTTGGAACAGAAAACTGCTTCCCCTTCACAAGATCTTTTGTCGCACTTGCTTGCATCTCCGGATGACAACGGAAAGTTCATGTCTGAATCGGAGATCATAAACAACATTTTACTGCTACTCTTCGCTGGCCATGACACTTCGAGTGTTGCCATAACACTAGTCATGAAGGTACTAGGGGAACTTCCACAAGTTTATCAAAAGGTCTTGAGAG agcaaactGAGATTGCTTCATCAAAAGGAGCGGACGGATTCCTGCAATGGGAGGATATACAGAAGATGAAGTACTCATGGGATGTAGTCTGTGAAGTCATGAGACTCTGGCCACCAATAATGGGAGCTTTTAGAGAAGCAATCGTTGATTTAAATTATGCTGGTTATGACATCCCCAAAGGATGGAAG CTATACTGGACTCCCGCTTCGACGCATACAGATCCCAGTTTCTTTCGGGACGCCATGAACTTTGATCCGTCAAGATTCGAAGGAGCAGGACCTACACCTTTTTCTTATGTTCCTTTTGGAGGAGGACCTCGTATGTGCTTAGGGAAGGAGTACGCTCGGGTGGAGATATTGGTCTTTCTCCACAATGTGGTAAACAAATTTAGATGGAACTTATTGGTTCCTGATGAGAAGATAATCTATGATCCCATGCCCACCCCTGTTGAAGGACTTCCAATCTGCCTTCGCCCTCACAATCCTTAA
- the LOC113697125 gene encoding beta-amyrin 28-monooxygenase-like, whose translation MAINNDVLPSSSSSFFIFASSSAFTALVVLLLLLFLYNNKVVKPRRRDVKSRLKLPPGSYGWPIVGETAEFFRRCMEGAPETFINDRVERYQCDRVFKTSLFGERVAILCGASGNKFLFSNENKLVHVWWPASVRRLLGPCLATSVGDEAKMMRKMLSYFVNPDAFMRLYSNTIDSVTRQHITTHWQGKEEVTVFPAAKLYLFELACRLFLSLEEPQRIAKLAADFNIFLKGLVSNPINFPGTRFYKALRATAAIKKQLLTLVRQRKVALQMGRASPSQDLLSHLLVTPNQNGAFMSEAMIVNNILLLLFAGHDTSAAAITSLVKALGEHPQVYHKVFQEQSEIASSKVGAAGDDELLQWEDIQKMKYSWNVVSEVMRLTPSGIGIFREALTDLKYEGYDIPKGWKLYWSSAFTHRDANLFPEPTKFDPSRFDEGGDHTLIPFSYVSFGGGPRMCIGKEFAKIVILTFLHHLVNRFRWDLVIPDEKVEYDPTPIPVKGLPVRVLPHIPCVP comes from the exons ATGGCCATCAACAATGATGTcctcccctcctcctcctcctctttcttTATATTCGCCTCCTCATCAGCTTTCACAGCTCTGGttgtcctcctcctcctcctttttcTTTATAATAATAAAGTTGTCAAGCCCAGGAGACGCGACGTTAAGTCTCGTTTGAAGCTTCCTCCTGGAAGCTATGGATGGCCGATAGTGGGCGAAACGGCGGAATTCTTCCGGAGGTGCATGGAAGGAGCGCCGGAGACATTCATCAATGACAGGGTCGAAAGATACCAGTGTGATCGTGTCTTCAAGACTTCGCTTTTCGGAGAGCGTGTGGCCATACTCTGCGGAGCCTCCGGTAACAAGTTCCTGTTTAGCAATGAGAATAAGCTGGTCCACGTCTGGTGGCCGGCCTCCGTGAGAAGGTTGCTCGGGCCTTGTCTGGCAACCAGCGTAGGGGATGAAGCAAAGATGATGAGAAAGATGCTGTCATATTTCGTTAATCCTGATGCATTCATGCGTCTGTACTCTAACACCATTGATTCCGTCACGCGCCAACATATCACCACTCATTGGCAGG GCAAAGAGGAGGTTACTGTGTTTCCGGCCGCCAAGTTGTACCTGTTCGAACTTGCTTGTCGCCTATTTTTGAGCCTCGAAGAACCCCAGCGTATTGCAAAATTGGCAGCCgacttcaatattttcctcaaggGGCTCGTATCCAACCCCATCAACTTCCCGGGGACTAGATTCTACAAGGCCCTCAGAGCAACAGCTGCTATCAAGAAACAACTTCTAACCCTAGTTAGACAGAGGAAGGTAGCCTTGCAAATGGGTAGAGCTTCACCTTCCCAGGATCTTCTGTCGCACTTGCTGGTCACTCCCAACCAGAATGGGGCGTTCATGAGTGAAGCCATGATAGTAAACAACATATTATTGCTACTCTTCGCGGGCCACGATACTTCCGCAGCTGCAATAACATCCCTCGTCAAGGCTCTGGGAGAACATCCTCAAGTGTACCACAAAGTGTTTCAAG AGCAAAGTGAGATTGCATCATCAAAAGTGGGAGCAGCTGGAGATGATGAGTTGCTTCAATGGGAGGATATACAGAAGATGAAGTACTCGTGGAACGTGGTTTCTGAAGTGATGAGATTGACACCTTCTGGGATCGGGATTTTTCGAGAAGCCCTGACAGACCTCAAGTACGAAGGTTATGACATCCCCAAAGGATGGAAG TTGTATTGGAGTTCTGCTTTCACGCATAGGGATGCAAATTTGTTCCCAGAGCCCACAAAATTCGATCCATCGAGATTTGACGAGGGAGGAGACCATACTTTGATCCCATTTTCTTACGTATCTTTTGGAGGAGGGCCTCGGATGTGCATCGGGAAAGAGTTCGCAAAGATTGTCATACTCACATTTTTGCACCACCTGGTTAACAGGTTCAGGTGGGATCTGGTTATTCCTGATGAGAAAGTGGAATATGATCCCACTCCTATCCCTGTCAAAGGACTTCCAGTTCGCGTTTTGCCTCACATCCCCTGTGTCCCATGA